Proteins encoded within one genomic window of Chrysiogenia bacterium:
- a CDS encoding SDR family NAD(P)-dependent oxidoreductase, translating to MKKFKDRVAVVTGAGSGIGQATAIALARKGCHLALADVSEAGMQQTAATVEGLGRTASQHIVDVADKKAMENFAGEVIDAHGRANIVVNNAGIGIAAPFEDHSLEDLERIININLWGVIYGCWFFIPHLKKEDEAQI from the coding sequence ATGAAGAAGTTCAAAGATCGCGTCGCAGTCGTCACCGGCGCGGGCAGCGGAATCGGACAGGCCACGGCCATCGCGCTGGCGCGCAAGGGCTGCCACCTGGCGCTCGCCGACGTGAGCGAAGCCGGAATGCAGCAGACGGCCGCGACGGTGGAGGGGCTGGGGCGCACGGCCTCCCAGCACATCGTCGACGTTGCCGACAAGAAGGCGATGGAAAACTTCGCCGGGGAAGTCATTGACGCCCACGGCCGCGCAAACATCGTCGTGAACAACGCGGGCATCGGCATCGCCGCGCCCTTCGAGGATCACAGCCTCGAGGACCTCGAACGCATCATCAACATCAACCTGTGGGGCGTGATCTACGGGTGCTGGTTCTTCATCCCGCACCTCAAGAAGGAAGACGAGGCCCAGATCG